The following proteins come from a genomic window of Mariniflexile sp. TRM1-10:
- a CDS encoding L-rhamnose mutarotase yields MNNRKYCLTCDLKEDPKLIEAYKELHKNVWPEVLKSIKDSGIENMEIYNLGNRLFMIIEVNASFSFEAKAELDANNPKVQEWESLMWEFQQKLPMAKEGEKWLLLEEIFKL; encoded by the coding sequence ATGAATAATAGAAAATACTGTCTTACTTGCGATTTAAAAGAGGATCCTAAGTTAATTGAAGCATACAAAGAACTTCATAAAAACGTATGGCCTGAAGTGCTAAAAAGCATTAAGGATTCTGGTATTGAAAATATGGAAATCTATAATCTAGGGAATAGATTGTTTATGATAATAGAGGTAAATGCCTCGTTTTCTTTTGAAGCTAAAGCTGAATTGGATGCCAATAACCCAAAAGTACAAGAATGGGAATCCTTAATGTGGGAATTTCAGCAAAAATTACCAATGGCTAAGGAAGGGGAGAAGTGGCTTCTTTTAGAAGAAATCTTTAAACTTTAA
- the fucP gene encoding L-fucose:H+ symporter permease, with protein sequence MNSTTKIPVVAKSVIVPFILITSLFALWGFANDITNPMVRAFQKVLELSNVEASYVQLAFYGGYGCMAIPAALFVNKYSYKKGVLVGLALYAIGALLFFPAAQYESYGFFLASYYILTFGLAFLETTANPYILSMGAEETATRRLNFAQMFNPMGSIGGLLIAQNFVLNALKSDDTTADGQPIFDTLSETAKAVIKTSDLEVIRNPYVILGFVVLLFFIMISLLKMPQNKDQEAKVNFINSVKRLWSQPKFAFGVVAQIFYVGAQIMCWTYVYQYAETLGIDSKSAVWFGLAGYIVFLTGRMIGTALMKNINSGKLLMYFAIGASFTTIGTMILPGFLGIYSLIATSVFMSIMFPTIYGIALEGQGQDAKFGAAFLVMAIVGGALLTPLQGSILDLGGAGYEDVSYFGLTEMRFSFVITLICFIVIGIYGKRVYSKYNS encoded by the coding sequence ATGAATAGTACCACAAAAATTCCAGTAGTAGCCAAATCGGTTATTGTACCCTTTATTTTAATCACCTCGTTATTTGCCCTTTGGGGATTTGCCAACGATATTACCAATCCAATGGTTAGAGCGTTTCAAAAAGTATTGGAACTTTCAAACGTTGAAGCTTCCTATGTACAGTTAGCTTTTTATGGGGGCTATGGATGTATGGCTATTCCAGCAGCTTTATTTGTGAATAAATATTCATATAAAAAAGGGGTTTTGGTAGGCTTAGCACTTTACGCCATAGGTGCGTTATTGTTCTTTCCTGCTGCCCAGTATGAAAGTTATGGGTTCTTTTTAGCATCGTATTATATTTTAACCTTTGGTTTGGCTTTTTTAGAGACTACGGCAAATCCATATATTTTATCAATGGGTGCTGAAGAAACAGCAACAAGACGATTGAATTTTGCACAAATGTTCAATCCAATGGGATCCATAGGTGGTTTGTTAATTGCCCAAAACTTTGTATTGAATGCTTTAAAATCTGATGATACTACGGCAGATGGACAACCCATTTTTGATACCTTATCAGAGACCGCGAAAGCAGTCATTAAAACTTCAGATTTAGAGGTGATACGAAACCCGTATGTTATTTTAGGTTTTGTTGTTTTGTTGTTTTTTATCATGATTAGTTTATTGAAAATGCCACAAAATAAAGACCAAGAAGCTAAAGTTAATTTTATTAATTCCGTTAAAAGATTATGGAGCCAACCAAAATTTGCATTCGGTGTTGTTGCACAAATTTTTTATGTGGGAGCTCAAATTATGTGTTGGACCTATGTGTATCAATATGCTGAAACTTTAGGCATTGACAGTAAATCTGCAGTTTGGTTTGGTTTAGCTGGCTATATAGTATTTTTAACAGGAAGAATGATTGGTACGGCGTTAATGAAAAATATTAATTCGGGTAAATTGTTAATGTATTTTGCTATAGGAGCATCCTTTACAACAATAGGCACTATGATTTTACCGGGCTTTTTGGGTATTTATTCCTTAATAGCGACCTCGGTGTTTATGTCTATTATGTTTCCTACTATTTATGGCATTGCTTTAGAAGGGCAAGGACAAGATGCGAAATTTGGTGCCGCTTTTTTAGTAATGGCGATTGTAGGTGGTGCTTTGTTAACACCATTGCAGGGCTCCATACTGGATTTAGGAGGCGCAGGTTACGAAGATGTTAGCTATTTTGGGTTAACAGAAATGCGTTTTTCTTTTGTAATAACCCTTATTTGTTTTATTGTTATTGGGATTTATGGAAAAAGAGTGTATTCAAAATATAATAGTTAA